In Daphnia magna isolate NIES linkage group LG5, ASM2063170v1.1, whole genome shotgun sequence, the sequence ACGGCCACCAGATTGTTGTCCTCGAACGGAACGGTTGTTTTTGACTCGGCGTCTTCCGCGTGGCGCTACTCCTCTTCCGGGATTGGGTTTATAGCTTGTCGCAACGGCAGATCCACGTGGACTCGTTACTCGAGCCCCTTTCGGGCGTCCTCTTCCTCGCTTTGTTGTAGTTTTGGATGTCGGTGATGTGTACGTAGGGGAGAGATAACCTACTCCACCAGACGATGCTGGGTAGAAATTGGCACTACCAAGGATTTCACCGTGGTTTGATGGATAATCaacaaaatttgatgattGAGATGAATTTTGTACATTTGAGGTGTTTTTTGTAACATCTTCCACTGCCcgcgatttaaaaaattttctcgGTTTAGGTTGAGCTGTACAATTGGTAGTCGTATTCACACCAGGTTCAAAATTAAAGGCATCTAGTCCAGTGTTTAAAGCTGTTGATGTGTGACTTGTCAATCCATATTCTACCGGTAGGCATTTGACAGGGCTCATCCCTCTTTTACCTACATAATCAGATTGTTAAACTGTGGAACAGCAGTAGTTCCTGCACATTCTTACCTGTTTTACTACCATTTACTTGGCTACTTCTCAGTGATGTAAAAGATGTGGTTCCCCACTTGCCCACAACTCCAGCAGATTTTGAAGCGGAGGGTCTTTTGTTATTATCAGTGATCACTTTATCAAATTGAATACTTGCTACAGGGGCAGATGCTCCTCGTTTGCCGTAGGTCTTGTTATGTTTTGACATTTCTGCAAAtcacttttaattttgttgtgGTCAACTAGGCTGCTTGTAAAGTGAAAAcggagaattttttttttcgaattattTTTAACTGTACCTTTTATTCACATACTACTGCATTCACCATATATTTTGTACTTCAGAAGTTCGTGGCGCGTACTGCAGTCTGACGAGTGACGACAGACGCCAACGGCTCGTGTTGAACGACAGCGTCTTATTAATGTATCGGTAATCCAAATGGTAAACATGTGCCTCAATGACAGCTTATTAGTACACGCATAAAAATTACTGTCATAGCTTCAAAATAGAGTAATTGAAATTAGATAAAAACCAGGCGCTGATAATTTTTATGATCACAGTTCTTTTTATCAGACATCAAGAGCGGTTGTAACATAAAGTGCCACCTAGAAGGCAAAATTTGTACTATCAAGACTGTCATTATGCTAGTTGTATCTTTTCATATATGCATATTGTTCTCATATTTTTATAACATGATTTGCTCCAGAATTGCAAGCATTTTGCTCTAATAATTATTGACAAGACCGGTTGAAATTGTCCCTTCCAGTAAAGGTCTTCGTACATTTTGTGATTTGTAGTAATTAGATTTAAATTCCGGTAAGGTTGGTTTCCATAGGATGAATTAACGACAAAGTTCATAATGGAAGGTCAGGAGGCTCGGTGGCCGAGGATTAACTTTTACCCACGGcagctttttgtttttttctgttcccCTTGCTTTAATGCAGTCTTTGTGTTACCAAATAGTTAACCACAGAAAACTACACGGGAAATGAGCAAATGACTCAAAGTGAAAGTGAAAAATCAATTGGAAACATTACTCAGTATTCTAACGGAAAGAGTTACACGGTAAACGAGTCGTTTCTTCCATTATTAAAAATAGCAAATTTTGCATTAGGAAGTTTTTAAAAGTTTGAGCTATTTAACCTGATAAACAGCGGTTAACCAGTTAAACGTGGAGGTCACCTATAATGGTGGTAAACATTCCGGTATACTCGTCTGCTAAAAAGGAAAGAACGAAAACAGTGTACCAGCACCAGTGGCTGTACTGGTCTTTTGCTTCATCTGTCGTTGGTACAATTGCcagcattaaaaaataaacgactATATCATCCAAAAAAAGGCATTGACATGAGTCTCCTATTGTTAAACCTGAGCAAACGGGAGTTTCTCAAAACATACAGTTGCCATAAAAGTATTCATATTCTGAGTAATACAAAACAAAGGGAAATATGTGGGTTATTGCCACTGCTCGAAAAGGGTGGAAGCAAACATCAAACTGAAGGTTTACCCTTTCAACAAATTCGACGGCTCCAATACAAAGATTTTGGTCATCGTCCAACGCCTACATCAAAGTTTAGTGGAATTTACTATGGTATTATTGGTTGCGGAATGTTTTTGGCACTTTTCTGGGATGTTCCAATCATGTAAGTTTGTAGTCATACTAGTCATACTAGATAAGTAGCAAAACTTTTtgtaaaatattaataattgTCTTGTTTAACATACCaggctgtttaaaaaaatcaaggaTTCCATCAAGCCTCCAAGGGTTGATGCTGCTTCTCTAAATGAAACAGACCAGGATGCTGAGCACACTGAAGTTGAAGAGCAAAATGATAGTGTTGTAAAATCTTCAAAGAAGTCAAAAATTGGCttcagagaaagaaaaatcattgAGTATGAAAACCGAATTCGACATTATTCAACACCGTAAGTTAAAactcatttttaaaaaataaatgaaggGTTGAGGGCAGTTGCCCACCACAATTTTTTCacattaattaattaattgttTAATAATGCTGTatgtatttttgtttcttagaTAATTTCTTCAGCTTGGGGTAGTAATTTCCTTTCAAGTGTACTGTATGCAGTATTTGGCATACCAATATAATTATTCAGTTTATTACATAGCTTTGCATGACTATTTTAATCAGCTAGTCCATATTCCACATCCCCCATGTTTTGATTTTGGGGTTAATCACTTGGGTCCAATGCAGTCCGCCCTCAGCGTTATAGATCCggacgtttttgttttttttgtctttctgtGGTTTCAAGTTATTTTTGTTCCTCTTAAACCAATGTATCAGTAGGTAAAgcagtaaaaattttatgtacagttgcatttttttttataaatgtgCAATTGGATCCTAAATAACCGAAGATATTCGAATTCTTcgacgttttatttttttatctcctGTAAAAATGTCTCAAAAGTATTCTTCTTCATCAAGGGACAAAGTTTTTCGATACTTTGCCAGCCTTCAAGTTGTACAATCCCATGGAGAAGCAGAGGTTTACATGACACCAGATGATTTTTTAAGATCCATTACCCCTGGAATGAAACAACCTGATGGTACTGAATATTAGTAAAATTCTACAGTTACAATAGCGATTGAATGACAAACACTCGATGCTTTATTTGCTCAAAGGGCTTGGACTTGACCAATTTCGACGTTATGATCCTAAAGTAAGtattaaatgtaaacaaaacgTATAACAAATGAATGCCTAACAATTATCAACTGTAACccttctttttaatttattcgTACACTAATAAATATCTTCCTATCTGCGTGAATGCCTGatgatgaaatgaaaatggcgATTGCGTTAACTGCAGATCATGACTCAGGTGCGAAATGCTTTGTACATATATCaatcttttaaatttccattttacctttttcatttacttatttatttctagatttttttttgtgtgcatgGATTCTTAAGTTGTTTCTCAAAGTAACATTGCATAAATTTCCCTTGTATAGACAATGACTGAGCAGTTAATCGGTGAGCTTGGTTTACGGGAGGATAGCGTCTTCTTAAAGCTCGGCAGTTCGGgactgatttctttttctgattACATATTTCTTCTGACTCTTTTATCAAGTAAGTTGTTAATTATTTCAAGTTTACATTTTTTAGTCTAAAGAACAGTAATTTTTGCCAAATAGCTTCCAGTCGGCATTTTGAAGTTGCTTTCCGGATGTTTGACTTCAATGGCGACGGGGACGTTGATGCTGAAGAATTTGATCAGGTGGCCACCCTTTTGCGACAGAATACGACCCATGGGTCAAGACATAGGGATACTACAGGAAACAGCTACAAGGTAACACAATCAATGTTGATTCTCTGGATGAAGCAGAATTTTAAAATCTTATAAATAGGGTGTGAATTCTGCCCTCAGTACCTATTTTTTCGGACCGAATCGTGACCAAAAGTTAACGATTGACAAATTTCTCGATTTTCAAAAGCAGTTAAAAGAGGAAATTTTAACTCTTGAAGTAAGTTGTACAATTCAATGAATTTTAATTTCTGAATTATTAACCTAATAAAACCATAAACTAGTTCCGTCGAAAAGGCTTAAGTGACAACGCAAAGCTATCTGAAGTCGATTTCGCCGAAATGCTCCTGGCTTACGCTGGTTATCCGGACAAAAGAAAGACTCGCATGATCAAACGTGTTCGTAAAGGGTAGGCCAGTGTgttcttagttttttttttttttttgcttccctaATGTACAACCGTATCGCTTTTGTTTAACTTGTGGATAATATTTTGACGTAGGAAAATCATTTTGCATTTGTTTTCAGGTATCAAGGCGAGAAGAACATCGGAATCAGCCTAAAAGATTATTTAgactttttccattttctgaACAGTATCAATGATGTTGACACTGCGGTAAGTTTCGTATTTTCTTATTatcatttaaataaataacggAAACACATGAGGGAGTATGTCAAACGTGCTACAttatttaacatttttctttactttttcGTTTGCTGGTTTTTGCCTTTCTTGTCACAGTTAACCTTCTACCACATCGCTGGAGCATCAATCGAACCGAGTAATATGTTTACTTCCTTTTCGGAGTTGTAGTTAGGTTTCTAGCTTGATAACAGAATGAGATTAgtgtcagaaaaaaaaaaagtttgacaTTTCTTAGGAAAACTAAAACTTGTCACGTAGGAAACTGGTCTCATTGTTTACGTTTGGATATGACATGTTATAGTACTATGCGACGCTTATGAAGGGTTAGTACGGGCGTTCACCTTCTAGTTCACCTGAATTATTAGTTTCCAGTAACAATTGATTTTTGTCAGTCAAACCTTTTTGGTTGAATCTAACCAGGAAGTTCgtgcgatttttttttccctgctGTGAACCTGATTTTAGTATTATTGGTACAGTTGCACCCAGTTACCGTTAAAATGTCACGTTTAATTTGTCTGAGATTGGAATACTCGATTTGTAATGAAGTGATGTTCTTTTATGGACAGCTGGCTTTGTTTCTGCCACGTTATTTTCATGCATGCGTCTTGTAAAGCAAgtttaaaaattataatcaaaatttttttgtattttttaaactacAGGTACGTTAAAGCATGTGGCGCGAACGGTGGCGCATGTCGAACTTGCTGATCACGTTGTTGAAGTGGTTTTTACGATATTCGACGAAAATCGTACGTATCTAAGTTGTATTGTTGTATTTTCTATTTCACCCAGC encodes:
- the LOC116922853 gene encoding calcium uptake protein 1 homolog, mitochondrial isoform X2, with product MSLLLLNLSKREFLKTYSCHKSIHILSNTKQREICGLLPLLEKGGSKHQTEGLPFQQIRRLQYKDFGHRPTPTSKFSGIYYGIIGCGMFLALFWDVPIMLFKKIKDSIKPPRVDAASLNETDQDAEHTEVEEQNDSVVKSSKKSKIGFRERKIIEYENRIRHYSTPDKVFRYFASLQVVQSHGEAEVYMTPDDFLRSITPGMKQPDGLGLDQFRRYDPKTMTEQLIGELGLREDSVFLKLGSSGLISFSDYIFLLTLLSTSSRHFEVAFRMFDFNGDGDVDAEEFDQVATLLRQNTTHGSRHRDTTGNSYKGVNSALSTYFFGPNRDQKLTIDKFLDFQKQLKEEILTLEFRRKGLSDNAKLSEVDFAEMLLAYAGYPDKRKTRMIKRVRKGYQGEKNIGISLKDYLDFFHFLNSINDVDTALTFYHIAGASIEPSTLKHVARTVAHVELADHVVEVVFTIFDENQDGQLSNREFVAVMKNRMMRGLEKPKDTGFIKLIESSIKCAKQTKPALLDF
- the LOC116922853 gene encoding calcium uptake protein 1 homolog, mitochondrial isoform X1 → MSLLLLNLSKREFLKTYSCHKSIHILSNTKQREICGLLPLLEKGGSKHQTEGLPFQQIRRLQYKDFGHRPTPTSKFSGIYYGIIGCGMFLALFWDVPIMLFKKIKDSIKPPRVDAASLNETDQDAEHTEVEEQNDSVVKSSKKSKIGFRERKIIEYENRIRHYSTPDKVFRYFASLQVVQSHGEAEVYMTPDDFLRSITPGMKQPDGLGLDQFRRYDPKIMTQTMTEQLIGELGLREDSVFLKLGSSGLISFSDYIFLLTLLSTSSRHFEVAFRMFDFNGDGDVDAEEFDQVATLLRQNTTHGSRHRDTTGNSYKGVNSALSTYFFGPNRDQKLTIDKFLDFQKQLKEEILTLEFRRKGLSDNAKLSEVDFAEMLLAYAGYPDKRKTRMIKRVRKGYQGEKNIGISLKDYLDFFHFLNSINDVDTALTFYHIAGASIEPSTLKHVARTVAHVELADHVVEVVFTIFDENQDGQLSNREFVAVMKNRMMRGLEKPKDTGFIKLIESSIKCAKQTKPALLDF